CAGTCAGCGATTTTTCTACCTTGGCGTGAAGCAACATGCACAGATCATGCCCTACTTGTTCATTTCCCACAATATTGGAACTAGATGCGACAAAAACCTGCTCGCAAGCATTGACGAAAGCTACAAACGAGGGTGTAGGAACTGACAGGCTCCCAAAGTCACCTTCTATAGGATTTTTGACACTTAAGTACAAGAGAACTTGGCTCTGATCGGCAAAGGCGGTATTTTCTAGCCTCACCTCGCACGTATGTGGCCCTGTAACACACCTGTGATCATTCATAAACTTGGAGGCAAGCCAGCCAGCAAAATAGACAATGTTGTTCTCCAGTATTGGAGACTGATAATCATATGGCAAAACTTCTACTGCAACTGGCAAAGATGTGGCAGCTGTACAGAGAGAAGGAGCAGACTTAGATAAACAAACTGGGAGAGTGGCTAGATGGCTAGACATGTCTTCAGCACAGTTGCTGCTTTTCGACAGTTTGAAAAGGTTGCCAACTAAAAGATGCCTAAATGCTGCTTGAAACTGCCGGCAAGACGAGTTGCTGTTCGATCGAGATTTCGACCTAACAATAGCAAAGGTGTTTTCAA
This Dermacentor albipictus isolate Rhodes 1998 colony chromosome 1, USDA_Dalb.pri_finalv2, whole genome shotgun sequence DNA region includes the following protein-coding sequences:
- the LOC139054625 gene encoding uncharacterized protein; protein product: MSVKLAAQVFSNHCAAALCTLVTFQQLPSEAIHTARFVERIDRLFDSLNTSQKRGKSPYASAICAGSVHEEFLEECIAVFENIEVLGCARQPLCIRGFCQTMRAVLLLWNHLASRYGLTHLLTRHLKQDALENTFAIVRSKSRSNSNSSCRQFQAAFRHLLVGNLFKLSKSSNCAEDMSSHLATLPVCLSKSAPSLCTAATSLPVAVEVLPYDYQSPILENNIVYFAGWLASKFMNDHRCVTGPHTCEVRLENTAFADQSQVLLYLSVKNPIEGDFGSLSVPTPSFVAFVNACEQVFVASSSNIVGNEQVGHDLCMLLHAKVEKSLTVCGDNVYDGLFALFVRVRLHWLARRKNLELHSQTTKRRATKQALRLSK